The Salvia miltiorrhiza cultivar Shanhuang (shh) chromosome 1, IMPLAD_Smil_shh, whole genome shotgun sequence genome has a window encoding:
- the LOC131018536 gene encoding putative clathrin assembly protein At1g03050: MAPSKIRQVIGAVKDQTSIGLAKVAGSSSLSDLEVAIVKATRHGQNPPNQCYVAEILSLTCYSHAMVNSCIGIIARRLNRTKNWVVALKALLLVQRLLSQGGSAFEQEIFFTTRRGTRFLNMCDFRDSSRKAWDYSAFVRTYALYLDELLEFRMQGHAERGRDYKVEEEEDAVVVRAPLVSEMENEAVFCRADHLMQLLERFLACRPTGGAKHNRIVVVALYPILKESFQIYHCITEILGTLIERFMQMDVPDMMQVHDIFSCVSNQYDDLDCFYNWCKTAGIMRFPDYPNVEKISQPKLDMMNDFIRHKSSMLHTRMAIEPKPGPAEQVWTEPQKALSPIMEETADQVNVTPEPQQDKKTQTQQEGDLLNLYDDAPTPQDLGDQLALALFDGYPPTTAPASTIPPWEAFKDSESGDWETALVQSASHLSNQRPSLPQGFDPLILDGMYQYGTMAHIGAFYATGSASSVALGSATQALPALPSPGSNTYSPHNDPFAASLAIAPPAYVQMSELERNQRLLLQEQLLWQQYTRDGMHGQVGLANLQQYNSYQYIPNVYGAAW, translated from the exons ATGGCCCCGAGCAAGATCAGACAAGTTATCGGAGCAGTGAAGGATCAAACCAGCATTGGCCTGGCCAAGGTCGCCGGTAGCAGCTCCCTCTCCGACCTCGAAGTTGCCATCGTCAAAGCCACCCGCCATGGCCAGAACCCACCCAACCAGTGCTATGTGGCCGAGATCCTCAGCCTTACGTGCTACTCGCACGCCATGGTCAACTCATGCATCGGCATCATTGCCAGGCGCCTCAACAGGACCAAGAACTGGGTGGTGGCCCTGAAAGCGCTCCTGCTCGTCCAGCGCCTCCTCTCCCAGGGCGGCTCCGCCTTTGAGCAGGAGATATTCTTCACCACGAGGCGTGGGACGCGCTTCCTCAACATGTGTGATTTTCGGGACTCATCAAGGAAGGCATGGGACTACTCTGCGTTTGTCCGCACGTATGCCTTGTACTTGGACGAGCTCCTCGAGTTCAGGATGCAGGGCCACGCGGAGAGGGGCAGAGATTATAAggtggaggaggaagaggacgCCGTGGTGGTGAGGGCTCCTCTGGTGTCTGAGATGGAGAATGAGGCCGTCTTCTGCAGGGCTGATCATCTCATGCAACTTCTTGAGAGGTTTTTAGCATGCAGGCCAACAG GTGGTGCTAAGCATAACAGAATTGTGGTTGTGGCACTATATCCCATTTTGAAAGAAAGCTTTCAAATCTACCATTGCATAACAGAAATACTAGGGACGTTGATAGAGCGTTTTATGCAGATGGACGTACCTGACATGATGCAAGTCCACGACATCTTCTCTTGCGTCTCCAACCAGTACGACGACCTTGATTGCTTCTACAACTGGTGCAAAACTGCCGGAATCATGCGTTTCCCCGACTATCCTAACGTTGAGAAGATCTCCCAGCCAAAACTTGACATGATGAACGACTTCATTCGCCACAAATCATCTATGCTGCACACCAGGATGGCCATTGAGCCAAAGCCCGGCCCCGCTGAACAAGTGTGGACAGAGCCTCAAAAAGCCTTGTCACCAATTATGGAAGAAACAGCAGACCAAGTAAACGTCACTCCTGAACCACAACAAGATAAGAAAACTCAAACTCAACAAGAAGGTGATCTACTGAACCTGTATGACGACGCCCCAACGCCTCAAGATTTAGGGGATCAATTGGCTTTAGCCTTGTTTGATGGCTATCCGCCCACAACTGCTCCTGCAAGCACAATCCCGCCGTGGGAAGCCTTCAAGGATTCCGAATCAGGGGATTGGGAGACGGCGCTAGTTCAGTCTGCCAGTCATCTGTCAAACCAGAGGCCATCTCTTCCTCAAGGCTTTGATCCATTGATTCTTGATGGCATGTACCAATATGGGACAATGGCACACATAGGAGCTTTCTATGCCACCGGAAGTGCTAGCAGCGTGGCACTAGGGTCTGCCACACAGGCCTTGCCGGCACTACCATCACCAGGATCCAACACTTACTCACCACACAACGACCCTTTTGCAGCTTCTCTTGCCATAGCGCCACCTGCCTACGTGCAAATGTCTGAGCTAGAGAGGAATCAACGGTTGTTATTACAAGAGCAACTATTGTGGCAGCAATATACAAGAGACGGCATGCATGGACAAGTAGGATTAGCAAATTTGCAACAATACAACTCTTATCAATACATTCCAAACGTTTACGGTGCAGCATGGTAA